The Candidatus Eisenbacteria bacterium genome window below encodes:
- a CDS encoding zf-HC2 domain-containing protein: MMTCKEVLESLSEFVDEDLKADVVQAMHQHIGVCSECRAEFDTLTMTIKLYRHYETPQMPAPCHDRLVKVLELEKMKKKAGQSSSGSEG, encoded by the coding sequence TGCAAGGAGGTCCTCGAATCCCTGTCGGAGTTCGTGGACGAGGACCTGAAGGCGGACGTCGTTCAGGCCATGCACCAGCACATCGGCGTCTGCAGCGAGTGCCGCGCCGAGTTCGACACCCTCACGATGACCATCAAGCTCTACCGCCACTACGAAACACCCCAGATGCCCGCCCCCTGCCACGACCGGCTCGTGAAGGTTCTCGAGCTCGAGAAGATGAAGAAGAAGGCAGGGCAGTCCAGCTCCGGCTCGGAAGGATGA